In Actinopolyspora saharensis, the genomic window CACGTCCGGCGAAAACTCGAGGTGCAGGAACGGGAGCGCCTCGAAGGGAAGGGGATCAACTTCGCCGTGGTGGACGTGGCGGCGCGGGAGCACGTGCTCGGCGGTGCCGAACTCTACGATGTGGACGGTTCGCGCTCGTGCGCGGCGGTCGGCTACTGGCTCGCCCCGCACGCGCGGGGGCGTGGCGTCGCCACGCGCGTGGTGCGGCTGCTGGCCCGGTGGGGCTTCGAACGGCTCGCGCTCGCCCGCCTGGAACTCACCTGCGGGCCGGACAACACCGCTTCTCAACGGGTCGCCGAGCGGTGCGGTTTCACCAGGGAGGGGCTGCTGCGTTCGCACCTGCCGTTCCGGGGCGGGCGGCGCGACACCGTGATGTACGGCCTGCTGCCGGGGGAATTGAGCTGAGGCCTGCTGCTCCGAACGTCACCAGGAGGAGTTCCGGAGCCCGGTCAGCGATGACGGAGCTGCGCTGATCGTCACGAGGTCTCCCGCCGCGCTGCGTCGCTCGGTGTCGACCACACGGGGCGGCAGGTTTCTGCGTGTTCTGGTGGGGACGAGCGGTCACGGCGGAGAGCTCTGAGCGCACGATCCCGGTGTCCACTGCGGAGCCTCTCCGTGCCGGGGCTGTTTTCTCGTCCTCGGCGGGTTGTGGCGAACTTCGCGAATGGCCTCGCCGTTTTCCGGCGGGCTGATAACTTTGCCCGCCGCAATCGATGCGAGGAGCGAGGATGGCAAACAGCGGAACGGGATTCGCCGTCGATCTCTATCGCTTGGAGAAGGTGGCCAAGGACTACCTGCCGACCGTGGCCACCGTTTACGAAAACGCGGTCGGGTTGTGCCAGGACGCGGAGTCCGGATTGGGTTTCATGTCCGGTATTCCGGAGCAGTTCCAGGGTGAGAGTGGCTCGATCTCGCAGGCCTACGGCCAGGTGCACAGCGCGGTCACCGAGGTGCTGAAGTCCACCAAGACCAGCTTGGACGAGACGGCGAGCGCGCTGCACGAAACGGTGAGGATGTACGCGGAGGCCGATCAGGGGGTATCGGACAACCTCGATCAGCTGATGCAGCAGCGGGGAACACCGAAGCCGGGAGTGAGCTCATGAGCCAGGCCGATCTGATGCAGAAGGCCAAGGAGATCGAGACGAAAGCCGCTGAGACGGAGTACCGCCAGCTGCTTAGCTTGCCCGGGGCCGGGCCAGGCATCAACAAGGAGGACCTGGAGCAGAAGTACCAGGGCCGTGCGCAGCCCTTGTTCGAGCCGTTCACCCGGATCCCGGATCCGAGCGCGTACGACGGGCCGATCAACGACCTGCACAGCGCCATGGGCAAGCTCTCGCACGGGGCGCACATGAACGACCCGGTCAGCGAGGATTCCATCGGTGCGAACGAGGACCTGAAGGCGATCGAGACGGCTGCCGGCGATCTGCAGGGCTGGAGCGGTGAGGCCGCCTACGCCTTCAAGGCCAATTTCCTCGATCCGTTCCCCGCCAAGGCGAGCAACCAGTTCATCGCTCTCGGCGGGATGAAAGGCGCGATGCAGGCGGAACAGGAGCTGTGGGATAAAGCGCAGAAAGATATCGGCCATATCGCTGACCAGGCGATCCATGCGCTGGAAAACGTGGGCAGCTGCGGCAAGAGCGACTTCGAGTTCATGCTGTCGGTAGCCAGTGCGGTGGCAGCGATCGGGGCCATACCGTTCACCGGCGGTGCCTCGGCGGTCACCTTCGCGGCGGTGGGGGCTGCCTCGGCGGTGGGGGGTGCGGCCCAGAAAGGTGTGGAAGCGGTGAAGGCGAGTGGTGGCTCGGCGGAGCAGGTCGTGAGCTCGATGGAGGACGCGATCGGCAAGCTCACCGAGCACATCAGCAAGGAGCGGGGCAGGATCACCAAGTCGCTGAACGACTGCGCCGGCGCCATCACCCAGGGCAAGTCGCACTTCGTCTCACCGCGCCCGAAGCTCGCCGGCATGGAGGGTGAGAGGCTGACCAGCGGCATGGGCGTCGGCGGCCACGACTAGGAGAAGTGGGAGCAGTGGGTGAACTGGCCGAACGGCTGGACGGCATCCGGGTGCGGGCGAACGCCCCCGGGATGGACATCCGAGCCGAATTGCACAACCGCACCGAGTTCACGCTCTCGTTCGGGGAGAGCGTGTACGAGTTCGTCGACGAGCGCGCCCTGGAGCGGGCGTTGGCGAGCATGGCTCGACTGCTGTACGCGGGGTGGCAGCGGCAGTACCGGGAGGCGATCGAAGAGACGGGACTGATCATCGATCCGGAGGATCGTCACGACTTCGACTTCCAGGAGGAGTGCCGGGCGGTGGAGTCGTACGGCGAGTCCGCCGACGGCCGTGTCGCCCTGTCCGCCGTGGGCATGGACGAGTTCTCCGCGCGGATCAAGAGCGGGACCCTGCGGGAACTGAGCGAGAACGAGTTTGCCGCGCGGGTGTCCGAGGCGGCGAGTCTGCTGGTCGCGGATTATCAGGCCAAGACGACCGAGTTGAAGATAAGGTACTACGGATGATCGGGCGTGCGTTACGGGGCGCTGTCGTGTTGTTGGCAGGGTTCGTGCTGGTGTCGGGGTGTGGTTCGGATCGGCCCGCTGAGTTGTCGGTGGACGAGGTGAAGCCGTGCGAGCTGATTCCTCAGTCCGCTCATCAGCAACTCCAAGTGCGTCTGGCCCCGCAGTCTGTTGATTCTGTCCCGGAGGTCGATACAGAAGGAGACACTTGCTACTACTCTCCTCATGAGAGAAGCAATGTTTGGGTCAGTGCGATCACGAACCATGGGATTGATCGGTGGGTGGATCCTCCGTTCGATCATGCACATTCCGAGGAGGTTTCCCGGATCCAGGGTTATCGCACGATGAAGGTGTGGCTCGACAGCGAGCGTCCGGATCCGAATCACCAGTGCAGAATTTACGTCGACGTTGCCAGTGGTCAGTCGCTGCGTGTCAAGGTCGATGAGTCTTCTGAGAAGGAGGATCCACCGACTTGCACTACGGCTCGCCGTTATGCCGAGTTGGCGATGAAGACGCTCATCGCTGATCGTGGGTAGTCGAGAGTTGTGCTCGTGTGTCGTGACCTGCCCGTCTTCGGCTGAGGTCTGTTGATGTTTTCGTGGGGAGGGGTGTGTGAGTTCGTCGGGCGGGGTGCCGGTGTTGTGCGGATGATCGGGCGTGCGTTGCGGGGCGCTGTCGTGTTGTTGGCAGGGTTCGTGCTGGTGTCGGGGTGTGGTTCGGATCGGCCCGCTGAGTTGTCGGTGGACGAGGTGAAGCCGTGTGAGCTGATTCCTCAGTCCGATCATCAGCGGTTGCGGATAGCCGTGGAAACGCAGAAACTCGACTCTGTTGAGGGGATTGATACGGAGGGCAGTACCTGTGCCTATCGTACGAATACCGGCAACAGCGTGTATGTCAGTACGATCACGAATCACGGGATTGATCGGTGGGTGGATCCTCCGTTCGAGAGTTCACATTCCGAGGAGGTTTCCCGGATTCAGGGTTATCGTACGGTGAAGGTGTGGCACGACAGCGAGCGTCCGGATCCGGACAGCAAGTGCAAGGTCTATGTTGATGTTGCCGGTGGTCAGTTGCTGCGGGTCCAGGTTGGTATGACTTCCGATGAGGAGGATCCGCCGACTTGTGACACGGCGCGTCGTTTCGCCGAGACCGCGATGGGGACGCTCATCGCTGATCGTGGGTAGCAGATGAGCTGCAGCCCTGGGGAATCCGAAGCTGATTCGGCAGGTAGTGAGGCCGGTGGTCAGGCTTCAGGAGAACCACGCGGGTCCTCCGGCCAACGCCGCACTCCCGAGGAGTGTCCGCCCGGGGCGACAGCGGTCTCGTGAAGTCGCCTGCCGTGCACTGCCGCTCAGCGTGGAACGGGCGGATGAGTACCGTTCGTGTTCGTCGAACCTGTCGAGCAGGACGGGTAAAGCCCTGATTCGCTCGCGTCGCTCCGGATCGGATGAATTCCTCTCGTCTGCTTACCGCGGCAGCCGCGTGTCGGGCGCTGTTCGACCTCGACCGAGCGGCGTACACGACCCGCGGGCGGAGCAGACGATCTGAAACGGCGAAATTATACCATTCCTTCGGGAGTGAGAAGCGCTCTTCCGCAGAGGTTTCACAAAGAATTCATTCGAGCGGCACGAAATTAATCTGGTGTCACGCGATCGTGTGTGTTCGCTCGGTTTTCTTTGTTGGCTCGCGGTGTTGTCGATAGAGTGATTAGCGCCCTGATGAGTGCAGTAATTCTCACTCGTGTCCTTGTGCTCGTCAACGCCGTCGAGCTTCCTTTCCGTGTCGATTTTGTTGGGAACGGCCAGCATGAGTGCTTCGGCAGCAGGTGCGGACACCGACGCGTCACCGTCCAGGGAACTGTCTCCCGACAGTGGACTCCCTACGGTTCTCATGGGGTTGACCGTGCTCAGCGGCATCATCGACGCGGTCAGTTACCTCGGACTCGGACGTCTGTTCCTGGGCAAGATGACCGGCAACGTGGTCGTGCTCGGGCTCTCCACCGCTCAGGTGCCCGGGCTCTCGATGACCGTCCCCGTAGCGGCGCTGACTGCCTTCCTGCTGGGAGCTGTGCTGGGCGGGCGGCTGAGAACCGCTCTCGGGCACACCAAACCCTGGTGGGTGAGCTCGGCGTTGACGATCGAGGCGGTCCTGTTGATCGCCGCTGTCGGGGCCGCAGCCGTGGCCGGCTCCGACGGCCCCGAATTGACCGACCTGGAGATCTTCCTCCTGGTCGTACTGCTGGCCCTGGCCATGGGGCTGCGCAACGCCACCGTGCGCAAGCTCGCGGTCCCGGACCTGACCACGACGCTCATCACGCTCACCCTGGCCGACATAGCGGCGGACTGCTTCCTGGCGGGGCGGCGCAATTCGCGGCTGAACCGCAGGTTCGGAGCCGTGATGTCCATCTTCGGCGGGGCACTGCTCGGCGGCTACCTCGTGTTCAGGTACGGACTGCTGCCCCCGCTGGTTCTCGCCGCCGCGCTGGCCACGGCGCTGGCCGTCGGTTATTCGGCGCTGTGGTTGTGGGCCACCCGAAGGTGCGGTCAGCGCTGAACCGATCGGTTACGGCAGCGATGCCTCGCCCGGCGGCGGTGGCGAACTCGGCGAACCGATGAGCTGTGTTCGGCCGGGTTGCGGGTCTTCAGAAGCTCCGGACGTCTTCAGCTACCGCGGTGGGCAGTCCGCAACGGGCCTGGCGTGGTCCGAAGTAGACGCATCCGAGACGAGGGCAGAATTTCGCGGGAGACACCCGAGGTGCCCCTGCGGAGGGGAACGGCAAACATCAGCGGGCCGCTGGTGAGATGCTGGTTGGTCGATGAGTACGCACACGCTCGGGCTGATCGGTTCCGCCACCGACGGTCTGGAGAACATTCGCACTGCTCTGGTCGAGCCCGCGATCGAGCGCGGGTGGCAGGTGGCGGTCACACTCACGCCCACGGCCGGAACATGGCTGGAGGACACTGGGGAGCTGGCTCGGATCGAGGCCGCGACGGGTCTGCCGTGCCGGGTGGCGCCGCGGATGCCGCGCGAGGCCAGTCCGCACCCGCCGATCGACTGCTTCCTCGTCTGTCCCGCGAGCGCGAACACGGTCGCCAAGCTCGCGCTCGGGCTGGCCGACAACCAGGCGTTGACGACCGTGTGCGAGGCGATCGGTGTCCAGTCGGTGCCGATCGTGGTGTTCCCCCTGGTCAACGCCGCGCACGTTCGTCACCCGGCCTGGAACGCGCACCTGGCCGCACTGCGCGAAGCCGGGGTGCACCTGCTGACCGGCGACGAGTACTGGCCGCTGCACGAGCCGCGCAGCGCACCTGCCGGCAAGGACCTTCCCTGGGACAAGATCCTCGACGCGGTCGAGTCAGCGTCCGGATGAGGTAGTGAGGCCCACTCCCGGCCTCGGCACGAAAAAGGCCCAGGCGGAACCAGTGGGTTCCTGACCTGGGCCTTCATCCTTGGAGCGGGTGACGGGAATCGAACCCGCATTCTCAGCTTGGGAATCCGATACTCGCGTCCGCGCACAGCTGCTGACCTGCGGCGCAAGGTGGTCTCCGGTGACCGTCATTGACCGTGGTTGGCCGCCCTTAATGGCCCGCGTGTGGCCCGATGTGCTTCCCTGGCTGCGTAGAGGAGTCGATCAACTCTGTCACTCATCCGGCGGATGTCAACGCGACCACGTCGACACATGATGATCACGTGTTCAACTGGCGGGCTTGGTGGAGCGCGGAAGACGATGACGACAAAGCCATACGAGCGGCTATTGAGGAAAAGAATAAGAATTTCCACCCCGACTATATCCGAAGTCGGATAATAGACGAAAATGAAAAGCTGTACTTCATCAGACTTCGCCGTAAATTTCTTGTCGCGTGGGCCGCACTGGGTAATGTCATCATAGCATCTTTGTTGGCCTTGATGGTTATATTCGATCCGTATGGAGATGTTAAGTACGCGTCGGTATCGGCTCTCGTTCTAGTTGTATCTGTAATCGGTTCGCTGGGGCTCTTGTACAGACAGCACAAGAACATTCGGCGTGTTCAGGTGAGGATTAGAAAGCTTAACGTAGCCCATAGTCGCAACAAGCAAAATGTCGATGAAAATCAAGAAGACAGTAACCTGCTGCTTGAGCACAAGCAATATAGGGACGAACTTCCTGAGGTTATATCGGAGTATCGCGAAGAAGCCAACCGGTACCGAAAATGGCATAATGGATTTCAAAGTATAATCATTGTCGGCTCAGTGTCTACCTCGGCTATCACGACTGCTTCTGTCGCTTACGAAGAAGTACGTTGGGCGGCAGTCGCCGTGAGCTTCATTGTTGGTCTGGCATCAGGCTTCACGGGGTACTTCAAATACCGCGAACGAAGTTTCAATCTCCAGCAGACGGCAGACTCGATCGAGCGAGAATACGAGTCGGTAGAGCTGCGTGTTGGACGCTACAGGAAGCTTACAGAGGCGGAAGCATTCGCCGAATTTGCGAACTATGTCGAGCAACTCCGCGACGAACAGAACAAGCGACAGCAGCAGCTTGATCAACCAGTTGAAGCAAAGCGTGAGGAAGCTGCTTACAGGGTGTCTTGATAGGCGGGTCAAGGGTGCTGGCATGGTGATCATCGATGGATGATCTGTCGCGTCGGTTGGTGCCGGATGAGTTGTGGGACATCGCAGCACCACTGCTTCCCGAGCACGGGGTGCGTCACCAGGGCGGTGGGCGCCGCAGGGCCAGCGATCGTTCCGTATTCACGGCCATCGTGTTCGTGCTGACCAGCGGGTGTTCCTGGCGGCAACTGCCACCCTCGTTCGGGGTCAGTGTGCCCACCGCGCACCGGCGTTTTCAGGAGTGGACCCAGGCCGGGGTATGGCGGCGGCTGCACCGGGCCGTGCTCGACGAACTCGGCTCGGCCGGGGACCTCGACTGGGAACGAGCGATCGTGGACGGCGCCAGCGTTCGCGCGAAAAAAGGGGAACCGCAACCGGACCCAACCCCGTCGACCGCGGCAAGAGCGGCTCGAAACTGCACATCCTGACCGAGGCGGGCGGGCTCCCGCTGGCCGTGGCGGTATCCGGGGCCAACACCCACGACATGAAC contains:
- a CDS encoding GNAT family N-acetyltransferase is translated as MATLSFPRPPLVDEVVALRPWRRADIPQKFAGLSDPLCLRFSWASTERFTEVHVRRKLEVQERERLEGKGINFAVVDVAAREHVLGGAELYDVDGSRSCAAVGYWLAPHARGRGVATRVVRLLARWGFERLALARLELTCGPDNTASQRVAERCGFTREGLLRSHLPFRGGRRDTVMYGLLPGELS
- a CDS encoding DUF3558 family protein, which codes for MIGRALRGAVVLLAGFVLVSGCGSDRPAELSVDEVKPCELIPQSAHQQLQVRLAPQSVDSVPEVDTEGDTCYYSPHERSNVWVSAITNHGIDRWVDPPFDHAHSEEVSRIQGYRTMKVWLDSERPDPNHQCRIYVDVASGQSLRVKVDESSEKEDPPTCTTARRYAELAMKTLIADRG
- a CDS encoding DUF3558 family protein; this encodes MCEFVGRGAGVVRMIGRALRGAVVLLAGFVLVSGCGSDRPAELSVDEVKPCELIPQSDHQRLRIAVETQKLDSVEGIDTEGSTCAYRTNTGNSVYVSTITNHGIDRWVDPPFESSHSEEVSRIQGYRTVKVWHDSERPDPDSKCKVYVDVAGGQLLRVQVGMTSDEEDPPTCDTARRFAETAMGTLIADRG
- a CDS encoding YoaK family protein, whose product is MGLTVLSGIIDAVSYLGLGRLFLGKMTGNVVVLGLSTAQVPGLSMTVPVAALTAFLLGAVLGGRLRTALGHTKPWWVSSALTIEAVLLIAAVGAAAVAGSDGPELTDLEIFLLVVLLALAMGLRNATVRKLAVPDLTTTLITLTLADIAADCFLAGRRNSRLNRRFGAVMSIFGGALLGGYLVFRYGLLPPLVLAAALATALAVGYSALWLWATRRCGQR
- a CDS encoding flavoprotein, with the translated sequence MSTHTLGLIGSATDGLENIRTALVEPAIERGWQVAVTLTPTAGTWLEDTGELARIEAATGLPCRVAPRMPREASPHPPIDCFLVCPASANTVAKLALGLADNQALTTVCEAIGVQSVPIVVFPLVNAAHVRHPAWNAHLAALREAGVHLLTGDEYWPLHEPRSAPAGKDLPWDKILDAVESASG
- a CDS encoding DUF4231 domain-containing protein, giving the protein MFNWRAWWSAEDDDDKAIRAAIEEKNKNFHPDYIRSRIIDENEKLYFIRLRRKFLVAWAALGNVIIASLLALMVIFDPYGDVKYASVSALVLVVSVIGSLGLLYRQHKNIRRVQVRIRKLNVAHSRNKQNVDENQEDSNLLLEHKQYRDELPEVISEYREEANRYRKWHNGFQSIIIVGSVSTSAITTASVAYEEVRWAAVAVSFIVGLASGFTGYFKYRERSFNLQQTADSIEREYESVELRVGRYRKLTEAEAFAEFANYVEQLRDEQNKRQQQLDQPVEAKREEAAYRVS
- a CDS encoding IS5 family transposase (programmed frameshift); this encodes MDDLSRRLVPDELWDIAAPLLPEHGVRHQGGGRRRASDRSVFTAIVFVLTSGCSWRQLPPSFGVSVPTAHRRFQEWTQAGVWRRLHRAVLDELGSAGDLDWERAIVDGASVRAKKGGTATGPNPVDRGKSGSKLHILTEAGGLPLAVAVSGANTHDMNALKPLVHAIPAVRSRRGPRRRRPAKLHADKGYDYEHLRTWLRDRNIVPRIARVGVESHACLGRYRWRVERTFAWLFTYRRLAVRWERTASNLAGMLTLAAAITCYKHLAK